A window from Seriola aureovittata isolate HTS-2021-v1 ecotype China chromosome 14, ASM2101889v1, whole genome shotgun sequence encodes these proteins:
- the si:dkeyp-121d4.3 gene encoding uncharacterized protein si:dkeyp-121d4.3 isoform X5 yields MGRGKGPTRGRPPMGAPGDDGPPFDIGPPGWGPPPPGGWGPPPPDGWPPPPDEWGPPPPGGWGPPPPGGWGPPPPGGWGPPPPEWDPRGPPPPGWGPRGPPPPGWGPHPDDWLPPPEDWGRHPDDWRPPHPDDWRLHPDDWRPPREEWRRLPEDWGPDKPLPPPGWGHPGWGPEGPPEPWGPEPGPPAPVPPVPPPVIPPPVAIPPPDPAAYGAVPPVPPPSCVPPFGFPAYPPPGWSGEPVVEEPMPNPPPDQPEWIKALISAPASEATPGETKKSTDESPVTKTPAADPPAAAATAAAAAAATAPKPKSKPKPDPNKTAKALGLLGKRTFDKPPPGRSTGIISFIGPTFGYIEREDLEKFTFSFDAFFGNPKAMTPGVRVHFTACKEKQNSLIATDVKVAPGGTENVDTEIYEAVVSQPITEPQPGERQYPGQVHVNIGPLRTNLTFDRKDSTVTLLKNDQVLINLLTDIVTEKRRATNIKPKIPATFSHTKEARQKGVIISLKENEGVIKSDEHGELPFDIKENFSDVEFTAEDVNEEVEFTVITLKTGNRAIRIRRVKEPLLLTLCTATVASSEEAESEGENANGDSDGDSTRSLRGKANVKLDLAPNMKLDTELYEGIVSQPIIEPTPTLPGYPGQIHANIGPVRTNVTFDHRDCGVTLLKNDHVLINLLVDMVTRKRRAANIKPKIPFTFSYTKEKRELGIITYLGAEEGIVNSEEHGELHFDICENFSDTEFNANDIHKEVEFTTGIVSLTETEPHLNLRTGSERASCPDAVVSALSPQVKSEKRAIRLRRTKRIEDKILEEQKKREEEEKKKKREEEEKRKQEEEERKRMEEEEEEREKEVERKKKEEVAAALAAAKDKWTPLGFKTRDPDTMDDISKERFEGTVLRAISKNPRKEIKKEPAENEALFGQVKVKVEKMDEDENEEAAGKPDGVGGEGLKMKVKKEKEDEAEVKKERTAEAEAKPDPEMGRLVMTIDGQQKQLSFARRDLLTAATMLDGDKVRFNIATHRETKEERATYVEILPDSFEESTEQRRHGIVIEFMENSGLIKCTQNPQLFFNMSEVIEKKKLELNEKVEFSVVPHETAEGGNQAIRIKRYTESVFLPVRKLVGVGANKGKMTIKLTKASEETEKEKPETDKLKVVVKNLRAQDSKTSIGRRDYSTTRRRYGRSRSRSRSRSRSKGRSRSKSRSKSPPRDQFGRIIKRRRSSSIDRDRKTSRFKQSRERSHRRTRSRTKSRSKSRSRSRSKTSSRSRSRSRERSKDRPGKKRSKISRDREDGHKRRRDLSPPPRRGGVVDDELARKKRELEELNEMIAYKKSLVDIDPRGLDPGQRTCIDYDHGRIAVPLTEYKPVRSILKKRPEGPEYHQRPPQPYDDPYYDRPYSPYQDRRYGDCYGGPYASRPYADRPYGDRPYADRPYESRLYGEPPYAGPPSTSHRYTDRYDVYDEPYDDRYYDPAYADRPYDDPYRPVKRSQSPEPHGPSSSSQSAASTQPSLTHTGASSSSQPPFRPPSPTEPPPRSPSPKLKNTTPRQSPPAEKPPLDRFLDMLNKKVGAEKKSEPVHVNDDLLPHERALQDGVGFSRIVGLTQEQPSSSRALEAEKKQLSPKRSSVERTSEEPKSVTEPYDKIQSLLRTIGLKLSTGDVSKLASRAQEKIYSPKSSSIERDTLSSPREDLRTSRTGSVESEHIHSPSPVRSSSLEPLTRHKPVLEYEGFLDQQELEVLKKAQQLQSFTKTMGSTCSTTSPKPPPGPPPAQYQHPPIPTSWSLGVPTQVPPEECSISPTMGSPTAGQSQRFGFPPGPPPGPPPRRLGQPPPGPPPGPPPRRPPGQPFTPPISQAALPFLGQPPTAPSLDSSSPLQPSTTATVILTPLSSTPATLSTPSNDQSAISTTVARCLKVIETVKSLAVQPPAKPVKSVQFSLPTESPSVSSLQTSTETDDDIKAKQKEKLDLYNQRIMEKREQQYQEMIARKKQGERNKDGTLISPVQ; encoded by the exons ATGGGACGAGGAAAGGGACCGACACGGGGCCGACCCCCCATGGGTGCGCCAGGTGACGACGGACCTCCGTTCGACATCGGTCCGCCCGGCTGGGGCCCTCCTCCGCCTGGAGGCTGGGGTCCCCCGCCGCCTGATGGTTGGCCTCCGCCGCCCGATGAATGGGGGCCTCCGCCGCCGGGAGGATGGGGTCCTCCGCCGCCTGGAGGATGGGGACCTCCGCCGCCTGGAGGATGGGGACCTCCGCCGCCTGAATGGGACCCGAGAGGGCCTCCGCCTCCTGGCTGGGGACCGAGAGGACCGCCGCCGCCGGGCTGGGGACCTCATCCCGACGACTGGCTGCCTCCTCCAGAAGACTGGGGTCGTCACCCAGATGACTGGAGACCTCCACACCCCGACGACTGGAGGCTTCACCCCGATGACTGGAGACCGCCCCGCGAAGAATGGAGACGACTTCCAGAGGACTGGGGACCCGATAAGCCTCTCCCCCCTCCTGGTTGGGGACATCCAGGCTGGGGTCCCGAAGGTCCCCCTGAACCGTGGGGACCCGAGCCTGGTCCACCCGCACCTGTGCCACCTGTACCCCCGCCGGTCATCCCCCCTCCTGTGGCGATTCCTCCCCCGGACCCCGCAGCCTACGGAGCGGTGCCTCCTGTCCCCCCTCCGAGCTGCGTCCCTCCGTTCGGGTTCCCGGCCTACCCTCCCCCCGGCTGGTCAGGAGAG CCTGTTGTGGAGGAGCCGATGCCAAACCCGCCTCCGGACCAGCCTGAGTGG ATCAAAGCGTTGATCTCAGCTCCGGCTTCTGAGGCGACTCCAGGAGAAACTAAGAAATCCACAGATGAGTCTCCCGTCACcaaaacacctgctgctgacccccccgccgccgccgccaccgctgctgctgctgccgccgccacCGCCCCGAAACCTAAATCCAAACCCAAACCCGATCCCAACAAGACCGCCAAGGCCCTCGGCCTTCTGGGAAAACGCACGTTTGATAA GCCTCCTCCAGGCAGGTCCACAGGGATCATCTCCTTCATCGGG CCGACGTTCGGCTACATCGAGAGAGAAGACCTGGAGAAGTTCACCTTCAGCTTTGACGCCTTCTTTGGAAACCCCAAAGCCATGACGCCCGGGGTCAGAGTTCACTTCACCGCCTGCaaagagaag CAGAACAGTCTGATAGCGACGGATGTGAAAGTGGCTCCAGGCGGAACAGAGAACGTGGACACGGAGATCTACGAGGCCGtggtcagtcagccaatcacgGAGCCTCAG CCCGGCGAGCGTCAGTACCCCGGTCAGGTCCACGTGAACATCGGGCCCCTGAGGACCAACCTGACGTTCGACAGGAAGGACAGCACGGTGACGCTCCTGAAGAACGACCAGGTGCTCATCAACCTGCTGACCGACATCGTGACCGAGAAGAGACGAGCCACCAACATCAAACCCAAAATCCCAGCGACCTTCAGCCACACCAAGGAGGCCAGGCAGAAG GGCGTCATCATCAGCCTCAAAGAAAACGAGGGCGTCATCAAGTCGGACGAACATGGCGAGCTTCCCTTCGACATCAAAGAAAACTTCAGTGACGTCGAGTTCACGGCCGAGGACGTCAACGAGGAGGTGGAGTTCACCGTCATCACG ctGAAAACGGGGAATCGGGCGATCCGGATCCGGCGGGTGAAGGAGCCGCTCCTCCTGACGCTCTGCACCGCCACCGTCGCCTCCTCAGAGGAGGCGGAGTCTGAGGGCGAGAACGCCAACGGGGACAGTGACGGAGACTCGACCAGGTCGCTCAGAGGGAAGGCCAACGTCAAGCTGGACCTGGCGCCCAACATGAAGCTGGACACGGAGCTGTACGAGGGCATCGTCAGTCAGCCCATCATCGAGCCCACG CCCACCCTGCCAGGTTACCCGGGTCAGATCCACGCCAACATCGGCCCCGTCAGGACCAACGTGACCTTCGACCATCGGGACTGCGGCGTGACGCTGCTTAAGAACGACCACGTGTTGATCAACCTGCTGGTCGACATGgtgacgaggaagaggagggcgGCCAACATCAAACCCAAAATCCCCTTCACCTTCAGCTACaccaaagagaagagagagctg ggcATCATCACGTACCTGGGGGCTGAGGAAGGCATCGTCAACTCGGAGGAGCACGGCGAGCTTCACTTCGACATCTGCGAGAACTTCAGCGACACCGAGTTCAACGCCAACGACATCCACAAGGAGGTGGAGTTCACGACAGGCATCGTGAGTCTGACGGAGACAGAGCCACACCTGAACctgaggacaggaagtgaacgAGCCTCATGTCCTGACGCCGTcgtctctgctctgtctccgCAGGTGAAGTCTGAGAAGAGGGCGATCAGGCtgaggaggacgaagaggatCGAGGACAAAATCCTGGAGGAGCAAAAGAaacgggaggaggaggagaagaagaagaagcgggaggaggaggagaagaggaaacaagaggaggaggagaggaagaggatggaggaggaggaggaggagcgagagaaagaggtggagaggaagaagaaggaggaggtggcggCGGCGCTGGCAGCTGCTAAAGACAAA tggACTCCCCTCGGCTTCAAGACGAGGGACCCCGACACGATGGACGACATCAGCAAAGAGCGATTTGAAGGCACCGTCCTCAGAGCCATCTCCAAAAATCCTCGTAAGGAGATCAAGAAGGAGCCGGCGGAGAACGAAGCGCTGTTCGGACAG gtaaaagtaaaagtggagAAAATGGACGAAGACGAGAACGAAGAGGCGGCGGGTAAACCTGACggagtgggaggagaggggctgaagatgaaggtgaaaaaggagaaggaggatgagGCGGAGGTGAAGAAAGAGCGGACGGCTGAAGCTGAAGCCAAACCAGACCCAGAGATGGGCCGACTGGTGATGACCATCGACGGGCAACAGAAACAACTCTCCTTCGCTCGCAGAGACCTGCTGACCGCCGCCACCATGCTGGACGGAGACAAG GTGCGTTTCAACATCGCCACTCATCGGGAGACCAAAGAGGAACGAGCGACCTACGTGGAAATTCTCCCCGACTCCTTCGAAGAGTCGACCGAACAACGTCGACAT GGCATCGTGATCGAGTTCATGGAGAACTCTGGACTCATCAAGTGCACCCAGAACCCCCAGCTCTTCTTCAACATGTCGGAGGTGATCGAGAAGAAGAAACTGGAGCTGAATGAGAAGGTCGAGTTCAGCGTCGTCCCG CATGAAACGGCGGAGGGGGGGAACCAGGCCATCAGGATAAAACGTTACACCGAGAGCGTTTTCCTCCCCGTTCGGAAACTTGTCGGTGTCGGAGCAAACAAAGGAAAG ATGACCATCAAGCTGACCAAAGCTTCAGAAGAAACAGA GAAGGAAAAACCAGAGACAGACAAGCTGAAGGTGGTGGTGAAAAATCTTAGAGCTCAGGACAGCAAGACCAGTATCGGCAGACGGGATTACAGCACCACTCGGCGAAGATATGGCcgcagcagaagcagaagtcGGAGCAGGAGTCGGAGTAAGGGTAGGAGTAGGAGTAAAAGTAGGAGCAAGAGTCCACCTAGAGACCAGTTTGGACGCATCATTAAAAGGAGACGCAGCTCCAGCATTGACCGTGACCGTAAAACCAGCAGGTTCAAGCAAAGCCGAGAGAGGTCACACAGGCGCACCAGAAGTCGCACTAAGAGTCGTAGTAAGAGCCGAAGCCGAAGCCGAAGCAAGACCTCCAGCAGGAGCCGCAGTAGGAGCAGGGAAAGGAGCAAAGACAGGCCTGGAAAGAAGAGGAGCAAAATCAGCAGAGACCGTGAAGACGGTcacaagaggaggagggaccTGAGCCCTCCTCCCAGACGTGGCGGAGTCGTGGATGACGAGCTGGCGAGGAAGAAGcgggagctggaggagctgaacgAGATGATTGCCTACAAAAAGTCACTGGTGGACATAGATCCCAGAGGACTGGACCCTGGACAAAGGACCTGCATAGACTATGACCATGGCAGGATCGCTGTGCCGCTCACTGAGTACAAACCAGTCCGGTCCATCCTGAAGAAACGGCCCGAGGGACCTGAGTACCACCAACGTCCTCCTCAACCCTACGATGATCCCTATTATGACCGGCCATACAGTCCATACCAAGATCGGCGGTACGGTGACTGCTACGGTGGTCCGTACGCCAGCCGTCCCTACGCTGATCGCCCTTATGGTGACCGTCCTTACGCTGACCGGCCTTATGAAAGTCGTCTCTATGGTGAACCTCCCTATGCCGGCCCTCCGTCCACCAGCCACCGTTACACTGATCGCTACGACGTTTACGATGAACCCTATGACGATCGCTACTATGACCCAGCGTATGCAGACCGACCTTACGATGATCCGTATCGTCCTGTAAAACGGAGCCAGTCTCCAGAACCTCATGGTCCCTCGTCTTCTTCACAATCAGCTGCCTCCACCCAACCTTCGTTGACACATACTGGCGCCAGTTCATCCTCCCAACCACCTTTCAGACCTCCTTCTCCCACAGAACCACCTCCTAGAAGCCCTTCTCCCAAACTGAAGAACACAACACCACGTCAGTCGCCTCCTGCTGAGAAACCACCCCTAGACCGTTTTCTTGATATGCTCAATAAAAAGGTGGGTGCTGAAAAGAAATCAGAACCGGTTCATGTTAACGATGACTTACTCCCTCATGAGCGGGCACTTCAAGATGGCGTGGGATTCTCTCGGATTGTGGGATTGACTCAAGAGCAACCCAGCAGCAGTCGAGCTCTAGAAGCGGAAAAGAAACAACTGAGCCCTAAACGGTCCTCAGTAGAGAGAACAAGCGAGGAACCAAAGAGTGTGACAGAACCCTACGACAAGATCCAGAGTCTACTCCGTACGATTGGCCTGAAGCTGAGTACAGGAGATGTGTCCAAACTGGCAAGTCGAGCCCAGGAGAAAATCTACAGCCCAAAGTCCTCATCCATAGAAAGAGACACTTTGTCATCCCCAAGAGAAGACCTACGAACAAGTAGAACAGGTTCAGTTGAATCTGAACACATCCACTCCCCCTCCCCTGTCAGGTCCTCCAGTTTGGAGCCGCTCACCAGACATAAACCTGTCTTGGAGTATGAAGGGTTCCTGGACCAGCAGGAGTTGGAGGTGCTAAAAAAGGCGCAACAGCTGCAGAGTTTTACCAAGACAATGGGGAGTACCTGTTCCACCACTTCTCCAAAACCACCTCCTGGCCCCCCACCTGCTCAATACCAACATCCACCTATTCCAACCAGTTGGTCACTGGGAGTCCCCACCCAGGTTCCCCCAGAGGAGTGCTCCATCAGCCCCACTATGGGGTCTCCAACAGCTGGTCAATCACAAAGATTTGGAtttcctcctggtcctcctcctGGACCTCCTCCCCGGCGCCTGGGACagcctcctccaggacctcccCCTGGACCTCCACCCCGGCGCCCTCCTGGTCAACCTTTCACTCCACCCATCAGTCAAGCAGCTTTACCTTTCCTTGGCCAACCTCCTACAGCTCCATCCCTTGACTCCTCCAGTCCTTTGCAGCCTTCAACCACTGCCACGGTAATACTGACGCCACTATCATCAACACCGGCAACACTGAGTACTCCAAGCAATGACCAATCAGCCATCTCTACAACTGTGGCCAGATGCCTGAAGGTTATAGAGACGGTTAAGTCTCTGGCTGTGCAGCCACCAGCCAAACCAGTCAAATCAGTCCAGTTCAGTTTACCCACAGAGTCTCCGTCAGTCTCCAGTCTCCAGACCTCAACAGAGACAGACGACGATATCAAGGCAAAGCAGAAGGAGAAG CTGGATTTGTATAACCAGAGGATTATGGAAAAGAGGGAGCAGCAGTACCAGGAGATGATAGCCCGcaagaaacaaggagagaggaacaAGGATGGCACACTGATCTCCCCAG